Genomic segment of Iocasia fonsfrigidae:
TTATCTGCTGTTGATGATTTAGCCCATATCAGGTTGAGTTCTATAGAGGTGACAGAAATAAACGATAATTTATTAGCCCTGATTGCCAGAGAAGATAAACTCTGTTCCCATTTACACCTTCCTTTACAGAGCGGAAGTGATTATATACTTAAAGCTATGAAAAGACCTTATTCAAAACGAGAATTTAATGTGGTTGTAGATAAGGTCAGGAATAAAATAGAAGATATTGCTATAACTACTGATCTTATTGTAGGCTTTCCAGGTGAAGCAGAAAAGTATTTTAAAGAGAGTTATGATTTTGTTAAAGAAATTGCTTTTAGTAGGCTTCATGTTTTCCCATTTTCAGCCCGGCATGGTACCCCAGCTGCCAAAATGAAAGGCCAGTTAGCTGGGGATATAAAGAAATACTATAGTAAGATGATGCGTCAGTTAAATAAGGAATTAATGCAACAGTATCAACAGGAGTTTATTGGTGATATAAGAAGCCTTATTATTGAGGAAAAGAGGGATTACCAAACAGGTAAACTTACAGGTATGACTGATAATTATCTTAGGGTATTATGTGATGGTGATAATGAAATGATGGGAAAACTGGTAGATGTAAAGTTAATTAATAGTTTTAATCATGAGAATCTTATTGGTAAAATTGTAATATAATAGAAAACTGTATCAAAGAAAAGCAGGAATTCTTTTTTCTATAGCGAAATATAAATTAAAGGATGGTGATTAATAAATGAGTGATTGTATTTTTTGCAAGATTGCAAGTGGTGAGATGGATACTAAATTACTTTATGAAGATGAGCGGGTGGTTGTTTTTAGTGATATTGATCCACAGGCACCAGTACATTTGCTTATTATACCTAAAAAACATATATCAACTTTATTGGATATTTCAGCAGAAGATCAGGATTTAATTGGATACATATATATGATTGCTGCCAAATTAGCGCGTGAAAATGGTATTGCTGAAGATGGGTTTAGAGTGGTATCTAATTGCAATGAAGATGGTGGTCAATCAGTTTATCATATTCATTTTCATTTACTGGGTGGACGCAGTATGCAGTGGCCTCCAGGTTAATATAATCAATATATGGAGGTTTAATGATAATATTTTCAGGGAGGTGAAAAAGATAACCTCTTTAAGAGAAAAATTACTTGATGATATGAAAACTGCTATGAAGTCAAAAGACAAGGAACGTTTATCTGTGATAAGGATGGCTCGGGCTGCTATAAAAAATGTAGAGATTGATAAAAGAAAAGACCTTGATGATAATGAGGTAGTGGAAGTTATTGCCCGCGAAGTAAAACAAAGAAGGGATTCAATTAGAGAGTATGAAAAGGCAGGAAAAGATGATATTGTTACGGGTTTACAAAGGGAAATAAAGGTTCTGGAAAAATACCTGCCTGAACAGCTAACAGAAGAAGAGATTGCAAAATTAGTAGATGATGTAGTTAAAGAGATTGGTGGAGATGATATGTCAGATATGGGAAAGATTATGGGGGCAATTATGCCGAGGGTAAAAGGCCGTGCTGATGGTAGAATTGTCAATAAAATTGTACAGAGGAAATTGAGTTAAGGGTGAGGCCAGGATTTCCTGGCCCTTGTTTTTATAACTTTAAAGACCGACAAATATATTTACTTCCCTTGTCGTGTGCTGCGGTGTCCTACCTTCGCTTACTGTCTAGAAATTCTCCTTCGGCGTCCTGCCTACGGATAATTTCTAGAGTCGTCCAGTAAATATATTTGTCTGTATTATGATAACAAGTTTAGTGTAAGAAGGATTCCTATAGTAAAAATTAATAATTATTCTCGATCAATTTAAGATGACGTAGTCATTTTATTCTCGTATTTTTTTAGGATTTAGCAAAATAATACTAATAGTTTATCTGCTGCAGAAAGGTGGTGATAAATGGATGAGAGGGGTCAAATATGTTTTGGGTTTGATGGTATTATTTATTGTTTTGTCGGTTTTATCTGTCCAGGCTGTTGATAGGACAGAAATTGTCTATAAGATACCTATTACGGGTGAGATAGATAGGGGTTTAGTATATTTGGTAAAAAAGGGTATTAGTGAGGCGGAGGCAGAGGGTGCTGACCTGCTTATTTTTGAGATTGATACTTTTGGTGGGTATGTTGATTCAGCTATAGAGATAAAAGACCTTATCTATAATTCCAGGATCAAAACCCTTACTTTTGTTAAGGGTAGGGCCTGGTCTGCAGGGGCTTTGATTACCCTGGCAGGTGATATAGTTGCAATGGTACCTGGTAGTAGTATCGGGGCTGCTGAGACAAGACCTAAGGAAGAGAAATATATTTCTGCCCTGAGGAAGGAATTTAAAGCAACAGCTGAAAGTAGGGGGAGATACCCAGAAATAGCAGCTGCTATGGTTGACTCTGATCTTGAGATTGAAGGATTAATTGCTGCTGGTAAATTACTTACATTAACTGCTGATGAAGCAGTAACACATAATATGGCAGAATATAAGGTGGGCAACCTTACAGAGTTATATGATATAATGGATTTTTCACCAGCCCGGATTCTTTCTGTGCAGGTTAGTTCAGCTGAGAAATTGGCCCGTTTTATTATAAATCCCAATATTAGTACTGTGTTATTAACTATTGGTTTGATAGCATTAATTGCCGAAACCTTCATAATGGGGTGGGGGATAGCAGGGACAGCTGGTCTTCTCTCCCTGGGGCTGGTATTTAGTAGTTATATCTATTTAGGTGTTGCTGGTTGGGGAGTAGTTGTTTTGCTGGTAGTTGGTTTAGTATTGTTAGCTCTGGAGGTATTTGTTGTCCCCGGATTTGGTATTACAGGAATAAGTGGAATTCTTGCTATTTTAGCGAGTTTTTATTTCCTCTTTCCTACGCCGACCACGGCTTTATTTGCGGTAGCAACAGTTCTTATACTATCAATTGCAGCTGCTATAGTTATTTTAAAGCTGTTTGGCGGCAGCCAGTTCTGGCAGAGGATTTCTCTTGGTGAAAGTCAGACTAAAGATTTAGGTTATATTGCTCAGTATGATAAAAAAGAATATCTGGGTAAGACAGCCTATACATTGACACCTTTAAGACCAGCTGGTCTTATAGAGATCGATGCTAAAAGACTTGATGTTGTAAGTGATGGTGGTTTTATTGATAAGGATGTTAAGGTTAAGATAATAAAAATTACTGGTAACCGTGTTGTAGTTAAACAAATTAAGGAGGATGAGTAATTTGACTGAAGTGTTGGCGATACTACTTATAGTTCTTGGTATAATCTTTTTGTCGGTTTTCTTTTATTTTATCCCTCTGGGATTATGGGTTTCTGCTGTAGCAGCTGGTGTACGGATTGGTTTTTTTAACCTAATTGGAATGAGGTTAAGGAGGGTTGTACCTTCATTAATAGTAGGGCCTATGATTAAATCACATAAAGCAGGATTAAAACTAGGGAGTGATAAACTGGAAGCACACTATCTGGCCGGTGGTAATGTAGACCGTGTAGTAGATGCTTTAATAGCGGCTCAGCGTGCTGAAATAGATTTGAGTTTTGAAAGGGCAGCTGCTATTGACTTAGCTGGTAGGGATGTACTGGAGGCTGTACAGATGAGTGTAAATCCTAAAGTAATTAAAACACCGGTTGTAACAGCTGTGGCTATGGACGGGATTCAGGTTATGGCTACTGCCCGTGTAACAGTCAGGGCCAATATTGAACGGCTTGTTGGTGGTGCTGGTGAGGAAACAGTGCTGGCCAGGGTTGGTGAAGGTATTGTCACTACTGTTGGTTCTGCTGTTACCCATAAAAAGGTACTGGAGAATCCGGATTCTATTTCAAAAACTGTCCTGGGGAAGGGTCTTGATTCAGGTACTGCTTTTGAAATTCTATCTATTGATATTGCAGATGTTGATGTTGGCAAAAATATTGGTGCTCAACTGCAGACTGATCAGGCTGAAGCCGATAAAGAGATTGCCCAAGCCAAGGCTGAAGAACGAAGGGCCATGGCTGTTGCTCAGGAACAGGAAATGAAAGCTAAAGTACAGGAAATGCGGGCTAAGGTTGTTGAGGCTGAAGCAGATGTACCAAGGGCTATGGCAGAAGCGATGCGTTCTGGTAATATGGGTGTTATGGACTACCTTAATCTACAAAATATTAAGGCTGATACCGGTATGAGAGATAATATCTCCAAATTAGGAGGTAATTCCAGTAATAGCTCTGAAAAAAAGATAGATGATGAGGATAAATAAGGGGTTGATCTAGATGGATGATATCTTAGGTGCTGTTATCTGGATAATTATTATGGTAGTGGGTTTCTACCTTAAGGGGAATAAGAATAAATCGGAAAATAAGCATAATACTAAAGAAAAAATTGGGAATAAATTGAATGATTTCTTTAAAGGAACTGTTGATGAAGAGGATGATTATCTACCAGCTTATATGGAATCTAAAGGGAGCACTATGCTTGACTCCAAAGTTGCTGAGGATGGTATAGATGAGAAACCAGTAGGTATTAGTGAAAATAGTAGTAAGAAAAAAAATACTAAGGTTGCTATTAAGGACTTTACCCAAGCTAAAAAGGAAGATAAGCCTCAGGGGTATAAGACTGCCAAAAAGGAAGATTGTAATTATGATTTGCAGATTAATAGAGAAAGGGATATTATACAGGGGATAATATTTAAAGAAATATTAGATAGTCCTCGGGCTTTAAAACCCTATCGCCCAATTTATTATCGTAGAAAATAACTACAAAAACCCCATTAACCATTGTAAGTTAATGGGGTTTTCCCTGTTTAAACTAATCAATTTTGTTAATAATAATAGGCAGGGGGTTATAGTAGTGTTTACTCATATTATTAAAACAATATTTATTTATTTTGCAATGCTTGGTATAATTAGAATGATGGGTAAAAGAGAAATAGGTCAATTGTCTCCTTTTGATCTAGTAGTTGCTATTATGATTGCTGAATTGGCTATTTTTCCAATTGAAAATGAAGAATTAGGTATTATTGAAGGCCTTGTACCGATTGTAATTCTGGCATTTTTGGAGATACTGTTGTCTATTCTTTCTTTAAAGAGCACTTTTATAAGGGGATTAATAAATGGAAGGCCTGAAATATTAATAAAAAATGGTAAGATATTGTATAAGGCATTAAAAGGGACTAAATATAATGTTAATGACCTTTTACAACAGTTGAGAACAAAAGACATCTTTGATATTGATGAAGTTAAAGTAGCTTTGCTGGAAACATCAGGTGATATTACAGTACTTAAACAGGGGGCTAAATCCCTTAGGATGCCTGTTATAATAGATGGTAAGATATCTTATAATAAAGAACTTGTTAATATTAATAAAGAGTGGTTGCAGAAAAAACTGCAGGATATAGGAGTAGATAAATCTCAAATCTTACTGGCTACTATTGATGAAAATAAAGAATTAAAGATATATCAAAGGAATGGTGATGATCAATAAAATGGGGTTTTATAATCAATTTGCTAGTTATTATAATGATGTTTTTCCTTTATCAGTAGAAAAATTAAATTTTTTAAGTAATAAGTTTACTGATACTGATGATGGAAATAAAATTCTAGACATTGGTACTGCAACCGGGAGTTATGCAATTGCCTTAGCAGAAGAGGGTTATCAGGTTTCTGCCGTGGATCTTAATCATGAAATGATAAAATTAGCCCGCTTGCGCGTAGTTAATAGTAATTTAGCAGTGAATTTTAAAGTTGCTGACATGTTAAAACTTGATAAACTATATAGTGAAAATTATTTTAATGGTATTTATTGTATCGGAAATGTGCTTGTTCATCTTGATACAAAGAAAGATATTAAAAAAGCCCTTGGAATTATGGCAAAATTATTAAAACCAAAAGGTGTTGTTATTATTCAGATTATTAATTATCAACGAATCTTAAAAAATAATGTTACACAGTTACCAGTGATAATCAACGAAGACAAGGGGATTACTTTTAGCAGGAGATATTTACTGGAAGACAGTAAAGACAAGATTAGATTTATAACAAATCTGAGTATAGATAAAGGAGTAAAAAATAGTTATCAAAATACTATAAAGCTGTTACCATTACTGCCTGATGAATTATTGGATATTTTGGGTGAAATAGGTTTTCAGGATGTAAAACTATATGCTAGTTTTTCAGGGGAAGGTTTTAATGAACAGGCAGTACCATGTATTGCT
This window contains:
- a CDS encoding NfeD family protein, which translates into the protein MRGVKYVLGLMVLFIVLSVLSVQAVDRTEIVYKIPITGEIDRGLVYLVKKGISEAEAEGADLLIFEIDTFGGYVDSAIEIKDLIYNSRIKTLTFVKGRAWSAGALITLAGDIVAMVPGSSIGAAETRPKEEKYISALRKEFKATAESRGRYPEIAAAMVDSDLEIEGLIAAGKLLTLTADEAVTHNMAEYKVGNLTELYDIMDFSPARILSVQVSSAEKLARFIINPNISTVLLTIGLIALIAETFIMGWGIAGTAGLLSLGLVFSSYIYLGVAGWGVVVLLVVGLVLLALEVFVVPGFGITGISGILAILASFYFLFPTPTTALFAVATVLILSIAAAIVILKLFGGSQFWQRISLGESQTKDLGYIAQYDKKEYLGKTAYTLTPLRPAGLIEIDAKRLDVVSDGGFIDKDVKVKIIKITGNRVVVKQIKEDE
- a CDS encoding GatB/YqeY domain-containing protein, translating into MTSLREKLLDDMKTAMKSKDKERLSVIRMARAAIKNVEIDKRKDLDDNEVVEVIAREVKQRRDSIREYEKAGKDDIVTGLQREIKVLEKYLPEQLTEEEIAKLVDDVVKEIGGDDMSDMGKIMGAIMPRVKGRADGRIVNKIVQRKLS
- the mtaB gene encoding tRNA (N(6)-L-threonylcarbamoyladenosine(37)-C(2))-methylthiotransferase MtaB, translating into MATVAFHTLGCKVNHYESEAMMDLFKDKGYQLVDFNDRADIYVVNTCTVTNEAARKSRQLARRAKRNNPVATVVMVGCYTQVSPDEVSNIEEIDLVIGTSKRLDIVRMVEEVRSNSNFTAEIVDWQELKEFEELRVNTLTETTRAYVKVEEGCNQFCTYCIIPYARGPVRSREIDSVLEEVEELVNGGVKEIILTGTHLGAYGYDWGGNDSLVKLLKRLSAVDDLAHIRLSSIEVTEINDNLLALIAREDKLCSHLHLPLQSGSDYILKAMKRPYSKREFNVVVDKVRNKIEDIAITTDLIVGFPGEAEKYFKESYDFVKEIAFSRLHVFPFSARHGTPAAKMKGQLAGDIKKYYSKMMRQLNKELMQQYQQEFIGDIRSLIIEEKRDYQTGKLTGMTDNYLRVLCDGDNEMMGKLVDVKLINSFNHENLIGKIVI
- the floA gene encoding flotillin-like protein FloA (flotillin-like protein involved in membrane lipid rafts); this translates as MSNLTEVLAILLIVLGIIFLSVFFYFIPLGLWVSAVAAGVRIGFFNLIGMRLRRVVPSLIVGPMIKSHKAGLKLGSDKLEAHYLAGGNVDRVVDALIAAQRAEIDLSFERAAAIDLAGRDVLEAVQMSVNPKVIKTPVVTAVAMDGIQVMATARVTVRANIERLVGGAGEETVLARVGEGIVTTVGSAVTHKKVLENPDSISKTVLGKGLDSGTAFEILSIDIADVDVGKNIGAQLQTDQAEADKEIAQAKAEERRAMAVAQEQEMKAKVQEMRAKVVEAEADVPRAMAEAMRSGNMGVMDYLNLQNIKADTGMRDNISKLGGNSSNSSEKKIDDEDK
- a CDS encoding DUF421 domain-containing protein; protein product: MFTHIIKTIFIYFAMLGIIRMMGKREIGQLSPFDLVVAIMIAELAIFPIENEELGIIEGLVPIVILAFLEILLSILSLKSTFIRGLINGRPEILIKNGKILYKALKGTKYNVNDLLQQLRTKDIFDIDEVKVALLETSGDITVLKQGAKSLRMPVIIDGKISYNKELVNINKEWLQKKLQDIGVDKSQILLATIDENKELKIYQRNGDDQ
- a CDS encoding histidine triad nucleotide-binding protein; amino-acid sequence: MSDCIFCKIASGEMDTKLLYEDERVVVFSDIDPQAPVHLLIIPKKHISTLLDISAEDQDLIGYIYMIAAKLARENGIAEDGFRVVSNCNEDGGQSVYHIHFHLLGGRSMQWPPG
- a CDS encoding class I SAM-dependent methyltransferase, with the protein product MINKMGFYNQFASYYNDVFPLSVEKLNFLSNKFTDTDDGNKILDIGTATGSYAIALAEEGYQVSAVDLNHEMIKLARLRVVNSNLAVNFKVADMLKLDKLYSENYFNGIYCIGNVLVHLDTKKDIKKALGIMAKLLKPKGVVIIQIINYQRILKNNVTQLPVIINEDKGITFSRRYLLEDSKDKIRFITNLSIDKGVKNSYQNTIKLLPLLPDELLDILGEIGFQDVKLYASFSGEGFNEQAVPCIAVGRL